A stretch of Aureispira sp. CCB-E DNA encodes these proteins:
- a CDS encoding paraquat-inducible protein A: MNKKSIVIITSLLFLVIGFILNSFLIQASSLYKTTKEELADTLSYKNRFLDGEEWVPIENDSISNGFDYKDKTIDVDLFFGSSSVQKKQQSILLENIQQAENDIQRKTYYILGWICCYLLVLLVLQFLYQPPSILLIGLISLSIICLHAGLFTPMLEIAAIERNLNLGDIPVEKEVFGIKIDLTVHKKFEGDIYFYYQSKSIAQLIQLLFQQGNLLVAFSILLFSVVFPLAKTLLMIGFVFRPQIANQKWFKNFVLNLSKWSMADVFVVAIFLGFLAFKNLQVGIGTHSNMAIGLYFFFSYCMLSIFSSMLAKMPTEEILTTK; the protein is encoded by the coding sequence ATGAACAAAAAATCAATTGTTATTATTACAAGCCTTTTATTCTTAGTTATTGGGTTTATTCTCAATAGTTTTCTTATCCAAGCTAGCAGCCTTTATAAAACAACTAAAGAAGAATTGGCAGATACGTTGAGTTATAAAAATCGTTTTTTGGATGGAGAAGAATGGGTGCCAATAGAAAATGATTCTATTTCTAATGGATTCGATTATAAAGACAAAACAATTGATGTTGATTTGTTTTTTGGCAGTTCTTCCGTACAAAAAAAGCAACAAAGCATTTTGTTAGAAAACATTCAACAGGCAGAAAATGACATCCAACGAAAAACGTATTACATTTTGGGTTGGATTTGTTGTTATCTATTGGTATTGCTAGTTTTACAATTTCTCTACCAACCTCCGTCCATCCTCTTAATTGGACTTATTAGTTTATCTATAATCTGTTTACATGCAGGGTTATTTACACCTATGTTGGAAATTGCAGCAATAGAAAGAAATTTAAACCTAGGGGATATTCCTGTAGAAAAAGAGGTTTTTGGAATAAAGATTGACTTAACAGTCCATAAAAAATTTGAAGGAGATATTTATTTTTATTATCAAAGTAAGTCCATTGCTCAGCTTATTCAACTGCTTTTCCAACAAGGCAATCTTTTAGTTGCCTTTAGCATCTTGTTGTTTAGTGTTGTTTTTCCTCTTGCAAAAACATTATTAATGATTGGATTTGTTTTTAGACCTCAAATTGCGAATCAAAAATGGTTTAAGAATTTTGTTCTCAACCTTAGTAAATGGTCTATGGCAGATGTATTTGTCGTTGCAATTTTTTTAGGCTTTTTAGCGTTTAAAAATCTACAAGTAGGGATAGGCACGCATAGCAATATGGCCATTGGCTTGTACTTTTTCTTTTCTTACTGTATGCTATCTATTTTTAGCTCTATGCTTGCTAAAATGCCGACAGAAGAAATACTGACAACCAAGTAA